The following DNA comes from Thunnus thynnus chromosome 3, fThuThy2.1, whole genome shotgun sequence.
gtagctgttctaaAGTCCTTAAAGTGTTCAGGAAAAATGGGAATTTGAACGTTTAGTATTCCATGACAATTAGATATACTCCATCAGCTGAGGAAGACTGTGTGATACGACTGAAAGCTCAAGAACAgttactaaatggaccttgttgtgagattttttttttcaagttctTATATGGTTTTGGATTGTTCTAGGATGTGGTCTTCTCATCAGTTTTGTTTATTGCATTGTTTTTGAGTCtaatttttagatattttatgtTGTGTCATTGCTGCATATATTCAACTAAACTGAAAAGTAGATTATTAGACTCAATAAAGCTTTATTCACTAAGCGACTTTTCCCTCATCATGGTTACCCTGATTGGAAAAaatttcaacatattttttacagtgtaaggGACTAGTCTAGTTCCTGTTGATGGGTTTCTTTTCTTAGTGTGATATTTGATTTCCCTGCTGTGTCTCAAGGTGCCGGAGCAAGAAGAAGCCACTTTGCTTCCACGCAGGCTGTCATGTTCTGTCACCACAGGCGTCCTGGTGATtggctgcctgctgctgctcctctgtggaGGCTGGCTCCTGGGCACCATGTTCTGGTTGCACAGTCCCTCCAACCAACAGCCACATAAACCCCCAGCACCGGCCCCGGCACCAACACCAGACTCTCTGAACAACACTGCAGCTGCCTCCCGCCGAGAAGCTTGCAGTTTAATCCCTGAGGCGTGGAGGTTTGATTGCTATCCTGAAAGAGGAGCCGTTGTTACCAGAGAGTTGTGTGAAGCGAGGAACTGTTGCTTTATCCCCGCATCCTCTCCCGCCTCCTCTCTCACCCGCCCGTCAGGGAAAAACGGTATCCCTTGGTGTTTCTATCCTCCCGATTTCCCCTCCTACTCGCTCAAGTCAATGAAAGGCACGTTACTGGGACAGAAAGGTGCGCTTGTGAAGAAGGTGAAGACCTACTACCCAGGAGACATTCTCACTCTGGAGGTGGACATACGTCATGAGACAGACACTCGGCTACGTGTCAGGGTGAGTACAGTGCTCACATGATAATCTGATAATCATACAGCAATAGTTTCTGTTTTCGCACAAGAACGATGACTTTAAGCATCATAAATGATCTAGCATGTATTTGAGGAACATGTACATCAACCCATTAAGCAGGTGAGCAGACAACAGTCCACATTCAGAGCTGTACCCTTTTTGTAGTACTTGTGTAAGACAAACAAGATCTATCTGTGATGTGTAATCTTTTGATCAAACAGTGTGGGTGTATATGATAGGTCAgttgattaaatgtttataacatAACACTGCAAATTTTCTTGTCTGTAACTCGATtacaaactttttttccccccacatttCTAAATCTAGATTACAGACCCTTCGAGTTCACGTTTTGAAGTTCCAATCTCTGTTCCCACCGTCACCAAGAAGGCTGAAAATCCAGAATACATTGTGGAGATTTCTAAGGAGCCGTTTGGCCTCATTGTGAAGAGGAGCTCTACAGGAGCCGTGCTGTAAGTTTTAGCTACATTTGATCGGATTAGAGGAAAGGACCACGGTCAGAGTTAGACAAGTATTGTATACTAAAAATGTACAACTTGCACTATAACATTAAATGTCTGTCCAACCGTTTCCTGTCAGTCTGAACACCACAGTGGCTCCTCTCTTCTATGCGGATCAGTTCCTCCAGTTCTCCACCTCCCTGCCCAGTCAGTTCATCTACGGCCTCGGGGAGCACCGTTCCACCTTTCTGCATGATGTTCACTGGAACACGCTCACCATGTGGGCCAGAGATGTGCCTCCGATGGTAATGAAACTCCTCTTTATGTCATTGTTCTGGTTGTAGTTATAATATTTTAGCCACAAACACGGATTTATGAGTGTGCAGTTCACTTTTGTGCAAGTAGTATGAAATGAATTACAGTGTTCTTGTGTTGCTCTTCACCATGTAGGAACAGACAAACCTGTATGGAGCTCATCCTTTTTACCTGGCAATAGAGGAAGGAGGGATCGCATATCATGGCTTCTTCCTGCTGAACAGCAATGCGATGGGTCAGTCTGCTAGTCGCCCTGTCGCTTCCACTTCTGGTTTCTCCACGTGCAATAATACACATGATAGCTGGAATCAGTgcacagcagcaacagaaatgTAGCTGATTCTTACAGTTTCACAACTGTTCAGATGACAACATGAAGCaatttaacaaaaacagaagttgCATGTGGCAGTTAACGTGATTCATTTCTGTGGTGTGACAGCAACGTGACTGCAGCACCATTAGATATTAACTTTCCTCTATTGTATAAAGGAGGAAATTTAGaggtcatgttttattttaactaacAAAGCTAACGAGCGTGCACACTTTATCAAAGCTGAACACTTGTCATCCACTGCcatcaacaaaaaaactgttgaaaattTAATGATATAACGCAGATCTTTGTACTTTCTTGTTTCCACACAGGAGCAACAATCAgctgctctgttctgttcattttattctcaGCTACTCCTTATAGCCCATGTAGTGGTTTTCCTTGCTTTGTTGCTTCAGGTGTATCTCATTAGTCTTGATTATAGCTTAGTATGATTTTCCTGTAATAAATGTTTCATCAgtggttttttttctgtttgatcaGATGTGGCCCTTCAGCCTGCCCCGGCCCTCACCTGGCGCTCTATTGGTGGAATCCTTGACTTCTACGTTTTCCTTGGTCCTGATCCCGGTTCAGTGATTGGACAGTATATGGAAGTCATTGGTCAGTAAGAGTTTGCTGTTACGTGGGCACGTGGGAATGTTCTCTACTGCAGCTGCATGATCGTAAACCGTTTTTACGCAACATATATTTCACTCCAACTGTTTACTTAAAGAGATTTCAGTCAGTCTAAGGTGCTCCTGTTGAACTGTTGCCACATTACATCCTGAATAAAGTGAccatgaacaaacaaaccaggGTAGATGTAAATAGCGATATTGAAAACTTCACCCTGtgaaaggataaggctggtgctATTCTATATTTTGCCTAtagtcaacaaatcccatgaaaagaacactgtagtttattttgatttgaacCCACATCCACCGTCCTCCTGCTACAAAAATACTCTCTAGAGCGCCAAATGTGTTTTAATCCTCAcccaacaaatgcaccatttattccttttacagtaacatttgataaaactacagtaaaatgCCAAACTGCTTTAAGAAAACACTGTGCCTTattcaaaaatgaaattatatttgtggtttgtttttaaagatttacatctgtAGGAGGGGCACATTGGCACATTGTGCTACAGACAAGTGTGGGAAATCATAAAGTACTGAGACAACATCTAaaatattgttggttttggcctTTTTATGAGGTTTGCTGACCTTAAGAATAATATCAGCTTTGTCCTTTTTAAGTAActgttttctccctcctcttcctctccttctaaGTAGAGTTTATTCACCACCACATTTGACTTAAATAGCTGTAAAACCCATAACAcctttttttatataagtaAAGGTAAAAGATGAATAGATTCAATACTGTCTACAGAACATTTATGGACTGATGTTGCAGTTATATGTGAAGGTTTTCAATTTTGATTAACACTCTCTGGACAGCCTGAATCTGTATGAATTATGGCAATTTGACACAGAAACTGAGAAAAGTAGTTAAATGCTCTACAAACCACTGGCCTGCAGGTTgctatttatacatattttttggTATTTATCTGTGTTCAGTGTAATCAGTTCTGTCACCCTCAATTTAAGCATTTTCCCTCTGATATCTCCCTCCATCTTGTCACAGGCTACCCAGCGATGCCTATTTACTGGGCTTTAGGCTACCATCTCTGTCGGTGGGGGTTTAACTCAAGCGAATCCACCTGGAACGTTGTCAAGAGCTTGAGGAATTACGGGATACCTCAGGTAAACTTGAATCAGCAGACTGAGCATTTAaattcagtgttcattttgaattttaagttattttctgaAATAACAATTTGTGTGTATTCTGTGTTTCTTTGCAGGACGTCCAGTGGAATGATATCGACTACATGGAGCAATTTTTGGACTTCACTTTTGACCAAACAAATTTTGCCACGCTGCCTGACCTGGTCAAAGACCTGCACGCTCATGACCAGCGCTACGTGATGATCCTGGTACAAAGGAGTGTGCACTTGCTTTCATACGTGCTGCTTCTTGTTTTGCATATCTGTATGTGACCGTTGTTTGTCACCCTGCAGGATCCGGGTATCAGTAGCACTCAGCCTGAGGGATCGTACTGGCCGTACGATGAAGGGCTGAGGAGAGAAGTTTTTATTAAAGATGCTGAAGGAAAAACACTTATTGGGAAGGTGAGACACAAATCCCCACTTACCCACTTACTACTCAACTGCTTGTCTTTTCGGAAGGAAACATATAGTGTGTTTTACAGAAGAAAATCTCAATCCCTCCTTCCAGGTGTGGCCTGGTCTGACAGCATATCCTGATTTCTCTAACGATGAGACGCATGAATGGTGGTACGAAAACCTTCAGAAGTTCCATGAGAAGGTGCCGTTTGATGGATTATGGATTGTAAGTATGGAAATGGGAGACATTATTTAAAGGACCATCGTgaagaatttagtggcatctagcggaaaagacttggcagaaatggagtataatgttcataagtatgttttaattagtgtataatcccatgaaaataagaatcgttaccttagaatgagccctttatatctacatagggagcaggtcctcttctacagagcccgccatgtttctacagtagcccagaaaggacaaaccaaacactggctctagagagggccttttatGTGAGTTTCATGGTCACTgcaggttctcctacacgcttgaaaggggaaggggagggacattcagttggttgcaatctgcaacctcaccactagatgccactaaattctacatactggtcctttaaaaaccGAGCAACTTTGATTTTAATCCCATTGTTGTAGTGCTTCTCAACAATTCATGATCTTCTCCCTGATCTTTGTCTCATTCGTTTTAGGACATGAACGAGCCATCAAATTTCTTAGATGGGTCCACTAATGGATGTCCATCAAACAGTCTTGAAAATCCACCTTACACACCAGGTGGGAGACATGGAGCTCACACCACACAACCGTTACACAAACTCACAATTACAGAGTACACATGAttgtcaaaatgtaaaactatgtCTTTTACCTTGTAGGTATACTAGGAGGTTTGCTGAGAGCCAaaactgtgtgtgcatctgCACAGCAGAAGCAGTCCACACACTATAACATGCACAGCCTGTATGGACTCATGGAAGCGAAGGCCTCTGCAAGGTTAGGACTTATAATGTGCACATgtgaaaagaaatcaaatgcTATAAAAGTGTCTTTATTAACAAGActaagtctacagccatgctagctgctctgGGGACAGTGAATGTCGGTCGagaatttcatggtaatccaaccaatagttgctgagatatttcagtctcgACCAactgctgctagcatggctaaaaaaactgaacaatttGTCTTTGTTCTCTCCTTAAATCTTCTACTTGTCGGTCATCTCCTCTTGCTTTCTGTCCTCTTGTCCAGTGCTCTGAAGCGGATCGTGGCAAAGAGGCCTTTTGTGATCTCTCGCTCCACCTTCCCCAGTCAGGGGCTGTACTCTGGACACTGGCTGGGAGACAACAGGAGCCAGTGGAAAGACCTGTACACCTCTATAGCAGGTTAGATTCCAGACTTTAGATCACATAGacgtattttaaaaaatacaaacatgctctcacacacagctaATAGTGGATtctaatattaacatttaagttCTCTGATCTTTATTGAGATATTTAACATTGAATTGACTCAAGCCAACTAAATGGTTCCTTCACATTGTTTCTTCTTCAAGGTCCAggtgttgcttgtagtgatgacCCCATAGAGAAtgatcacctgactctgcagagcttttttagcatcttttaacCTCTttagcattgttttgttttttttagcccACACATTTGCGGTATGGTGCTGTTTCACCGTTCTCATCAGCCAcacttccagcagcagcaggcagcagttttcagtaaaaatgcTCTGATAAACCAACTCTATACTACCCAACATCAAATGTCtggcaaagttagtgactagctgttGAAGAAAAATGCTATCCACAGAGCTGAAGCTGTTTCACAAGGCAGTTACTCTGTTCACTTTTCTTAGTTTAGCCAAGTACCTCCTTTCCATATTCTCCAAACATCACCTacctttcctttctctccttcaggTATCCTGACCTTTAACCTTCTGGGCATACCGTTGGTGGGAGCAGATATTTGTGGCTTCAGTGAGGAGCCGCAGGAGGAACTCTGTGTCCGCTGGA
Coding sequences within:
- the gaa2 gene encoding lysosomal alpha-glucosidase: MVSYKRLNPEDVQFSSEVLSVDPRPVQEEVSVPEQEEATLLPRRLSCSVTTGVLVIGCLLLLLCGGWLLGTMFWLHSPSNQQPHKPPAPAPAPTPDSLNNTAAASRREACSLIPEAWRFDCYPERGAVVTRELCEARNCCFIPASSPASSLTRPSGKNGIPWCFYPPDFPSYSLKSMKGTLLGQKGALVKKVKTYYPGDILTLEVDIRHETDTRLRVRITDPSSSRFEVPISVPTVTKKAENPEYIVEISKEPFGLIVKRSSTGAVLLNTTVAPLFYADQFLQFSTSLPSQFIYGLGEHRSTFLHDVHWNTLTMWARDVPPMEQTNLYGAHPFYLAIEEGGIAYHGFFLLNSNAMDVALQPAPALTWRSIGGILDFYVFLGPDPGSVIGQYMEVIGYPAMPIYWALGYHLCRWGFNSSESTWNVVKSLRNYGIPQDVQWNDIDYMEQFLDFTFDQTNFATLPDLVKDLHAHDQRYVMILDPGISSTQPEGSYWPYDEGLRREVFIKDAEGKTLIGKVWPGLTAYPDFSNDETHEWWYENLQKFHEKVPFDGLWIDMNEPSNFLDGSTNGCPSNSLENPPYTPGILGGLLRAKTVCASAQQKQSTHYNMHSLYGLMEAKASASALKRIVAKRPFVISRSTFPSQGLYSGHWLGDNRSQWKDLYTSIAGILTFNLLGIPLVGADICGFSEEPQEELCVRWTQVGAFYPFMRNHNAINMNPQDPTAFSPQAQLAMKQALLLRYSLFPLLYTLFHHAHVHGHTVARPIMFEFPKDIRTYGIDKQFLWGKSLLVTPVLDPGVDYVDGYFPAGLWYDYYTGDVLNSKGEETRLVAPLEKINLHLREGSVIPTQEPNVTLWVSSGQPLHLVCALSDDGSASGDLFWDDGETIDTYENNQYAYITFNVTQKVMTSQVLHSNVEATYITVRSVTFYGVKQEPSRVLVNSQDAPFSYRVNQVLTVTNLGLNLSHNFTISWM